From the genome of Eucalyptus grandis isolate ANBG69807.140 chromosome 2, ASM1654582v1, whole genome shotgun sequence, one region includes:
- the LOC104430141 gene encoding putative disease resistance RPP13-like protein 1, whose protein sequence is MPIAELFLGAFLSTLFERLASQEVLKFARRVGIDTLLEKWEKMLISINKVLDDAEDRQLTDDLDVKSWLKDLRNLVYDIEDLLDEFAMESMENKANAEPGTSKAGSLLPSCCFTLSPKAFMFDRKMRSKIEEMDGRLKDIITQKDTLSLRENNGNRAAYRGVDKPLHTTSLPEPCFVSREVEKMEILELLIGEEEGDRTCADLKVIPIVGMGDIGKTALAQQVYNDARVTNYFDVKAWACVSNDFDMLAITKKILETVNGHLLCEGKDLNWLHVKLKEHLAGKKFLVILDDVWNENYGEWTILLKPFQSGVKGSKVIVTTRNFHVAEIARARPYILKELSQDSCMALFAFHAFGVGNFDHHPSLEGLGMKIVEKCQGLPLAVKTLAGLLSFKVSPHEWKAILDSKVWDLPKERSDILPALKLSYLHLPSNLRRCFAYCAIYPKDYEIERAELIHWWIAEGLLEGKERKNCWNAGLKFFDELVSTSLLQKLSRGESYFLMHDLVHDLAKLVAGTTCFSSGEFEYEGYQNNASLARHASFISSSHIVGRRFKIYHEMKGLRSFISMAKGLTYYDKPYLSKKVLGDLLSKLKYLRVLSLCRYCIREVPDCIGKLRHLRSLNLSYTNIETLPKSIVALYYLEALMLRGCQNLIELPEGMEKLINLKFLDFTDTPSLRAMLPHIGNLACLEILSKFVVGTEAGSRLKELKNLENVGGELCISNLHKVQEVEDATDANLRMKEGICQLTMQWCKDFGNFRNEELEAKVLDFLCPHPNLVSFTISYYGGLEFPSWLGSPSYVNMMHLRLDGCCRAKALASLGQLSSLKELYIKGLNAICTVGSEFYGTKSPFPSLITLEFKDMRSWEDWSHCFDNEEVGVLFPCLEHLVIWDCPILIGRLPSQLSSLKKLEINSCPLMDASSSIISLPSLNKLKFRGCNEGVLKSLVNLTSLTSLVIQDVVELTCLNDRFTSSLVKLEKLKMKSCKKLMYLWQERNVIQNLACLKRLVVKSCPELISFSVGEGDIELSSKPETMDSRNCINLERHPSEIYTISSLQELTIKKCPKLKISLPRGLSVHINESSSNSNNPGDMTSCLQELEIDGCGSLPASPFSESRYLSTTLKTLQIWSCMGVESLAKIPVDRLQSLRSIGIGYCDNLRSLPQGLYTLLHLTELWLSNCPALELECFPPLPPGILRFELNNCPKIKSLPNQLHRLTSLQRLEIRECESIMRFPDGGLPPQLQELRVNGCENMKQPVREWLTPLTSLQDLDIDSCAGRVGEEKRLVLPLPSSLLNLSISCMKKVETLSSSLPPSLLKLQIFICPKLRELPQDGLPPSLEDLWIARCRILEKRCKEGTGCYWPLIREIPKVILGFDYNKSVT, encoded by the coding sequence ATGCCCATCGCAGAGCTCTTTCTTGGCGCCTTCCTTTCGACGCTCTTCGAAAGGTTGGCCTCTCAAGAGGTTCTCAAATTTGCGCGGCGCGTGGGTATAGATACGCTGCTGGAGAAATGGGAGAAGATGCTGATTAGCATCAACAAGGTGTTGGATGATGCAGAGGATAGGCAACTCACCGACGATCTTGATGTGAAGTCGTGGCTTAAAGATCTCAGGAACTTGGTCTACGACATCGAAGACTTGCTTGACGAGTTTGCCATGGAGTCCATGGAAAATAAGGCCAACGCAGAACCTGGCACTAGCAAGGCAGGTTCCCTTCTTCCTAGTTGTTGCTTTACATTGAGCCCAAAAGCATTTATGTTCGATCGTAAAATGAGATCCAAGATAGAAGAGATGGATGGCAGATTAAAGGATATCATCACTCAGAAAGATACTTTGAGCTTGAGAGAGAACAACGGGAACAGAGCGGCATACCGAGGAGTGGATAAGCCGCTTCACACTACAAGTTTGCCCGAGCCTTGTTTTGTTAGCAGGGAGGTTGAAAAAATGGAGATCcttgaattgttgattggtgaagaagaaggtgaTAGGACATGTGCAGATCTAAAAGTGATTCCCATTGTGGGGATGGGGGATATTGGGAAGACTGCTTTGGCTCAGCAAGTTTACAATGATGCTAGAGTTACCAACTATTTCGATGTGAAAGCATGGGCTTGCGTTTCCAATGATTTCGACATGCTTGCTATTACAAAGAAGATCCTTGAGACAGTGAATGGCCATTTGCTCTGTGAAGGAAAGGACCTAAATTGGCTTCATGTTAAGCTCAAGGAACACCTTGCGGGGAAGAAGTTTCTTGTCATTCTAGATGATGTTTGGAATGAGAATTATGGAGAATGGACTATCCTCTTGAAGCCTTTTCAATCAGGAGTGAAGGGAAGCAAGGTTATTGTCACGACTCGTAATTTTCATGTTGCTGAAATAGCGCGTGCTCGACCCTATATTCTCAAAGAGTTGTCGCAAGATTCTTGTATGGCTTTGTTTGCATTTCATGCTTTTGGAGTTGGAAATTTCGATCATCATCCAAGTCTTGAAGGGTTAGGCATGAAAATAGTGGAAAAATGTCAAGGGTTGCCATTAGCTGTGAAGACTTTGGCTGGATTACTGAGCTTTAAAGTCAGTCCCCATGAATGGAAAGCTATATTGGATAGCAAAGTTTGGGACCTACCCAAAGAACGTAGTGACATCCTTCCGGCCTTGAAACTTAGCTACCTCCATCTCCCTTCGAATTTGAGAAGATGTTTCGCTTACTGTGCTATATATCCCAAGGATTATGAAATTGAACGAGCCGAGTTGATTCACTGGTGGATTGCGGAGGGCTTgttggaaggaaaagaaagaaagaactgtTGGAATGcaggtttgaaatttttcgacGAGCTAGTTTCTACATCGTTACTTCAAAAGTTGAGTCGTGGTGAATCATACTTCTTGATGCATGATCTTGTGCATGACCTCGCAAAGCTAGTTGCTGGTACAACTTGTTTTAGCTCAGGAGAGTTTGAGTATGAAGGCTATCAAAATAATGCATCTTTAGCTCGTCATGCCTCATTCATTAGTAGTAGTCACATTGTGGGAAGAAGATTCAAGATATATCATGAAATGAAGGGACTTAGGAGCTTCATATCGATGGCGAAGGGACTTACGTATTATGATAAGCCTTATTTGTCTAAGAAAGTGTTAGGCGACTTGTTATCCAAATTGAAGTACTTGAGGGTGCTTTCATTATGTCGCTATTGCATCAGAGAGGTACCGGATTGCATTGGCAAACTAAGGCACCTAAGGTCCCTCAATTTGTCGTATACTAACATTGAAACCCTTCCAAAGTCAATTGTTGCATTGTACTATCTAGAGGCCTTGATGTTGCGGGGATGTCAAAACCTTATTGAATTACCAGAAGGTATGGAGAAGCTGATCAATCTAAAATTTCTCGACTTCACCGACACTCCAAGCCTAAGAGCGATGCTGCCACATATAGGTAATTTGGCGTGTCTTGAGATTTTGTCCAAATTTGTAGTGGGAACAGAAGCAGGGTCGAGATTGAAGGAGTTAAAAAACCTAGAGAACGTTGGAGGGGAATTGTGCATCTCTAATTTGCATAAGGTTCAAGAAGTCGAAGATGCCACAGATGCCAATTTACGCATGAAGGAGGGAATATGCCAATTGACCATGCAATGGTGCAAAGATTTTGGAAATTTCCgaaatgaagagcttgaagcaAAAGTCTTAGACTTTCTTTGCCCTCACCCAAACCTTGTAAGTTTCACAATATCCTACTATGGTGGCCTAGAATTCCCGTCATGGTTAGGAAGTCCCTCATACGTTAACATGATGCATTTACGTTTAGATGGGTGTTGTCGGGCCAAAGCACTAGCCTCATTGGGACAACTATCTTCTCTAAAAGAACTATATATCAAAGGTCTAAATGCAATATGCACGGTAGGGTCTGAATTTTATGGAACTAAAAGTCCTTTTCCATCCTTAATTACTTTGGAATTCAAGGACATGCGATCGTGGGAGGATTGGTCTCATTGCTTCGACAATGAAGAAGTAGGAGTTTTATTTCCTTGTCTTGAGCATCTAGTCATTTGGGATTGCCCTATATTGATTGGAAGATTGCCTAGTCAACTAAGCTCCCTCAAAAAGCTGGAAATCAACTCTTGTCCACTTATGGATGCCTCGTCCTCTATCATTAGCCTTCCATCcctcaataaattaaaattcagagGTTGTAATGAGGGCGTGCTGAAGAGTTTGGTAAACTTGACATCTCTAACCTCTCTTGTTATACAAGATGTTGTGGAATTAACCTGCTTAAATGATAGGTTTACAAGCTCCTTGGTCAAGCTAGAGAAGTTGAAGATGAAAAGTTGTAAAAAGTTGATGTACTTGTGGCAAGAGAGAAATGTAATTCAGAATCTCGCTTGTCTGAAGAGGTTAGTTGTCAAAAGTTGTCCTGAATTGATATCATTTTCAGTTGGAGAAGGAGATATAGAGTTGTCTAGCAAGCCGGAGACTATGGACTCCCGAAATTGCATCAATTTGGAGAGGCATCCAAGCGAGATTTACACTATTTCCTCTCTTCAAGAGTTGACCATCAAGAAATGTCCAAAACTCAAGATTTCTTTGCCTAGAGGATTAAGTGTTCATATAAATGAATCAAGCAGCAACAGCAATAATCCTGGTGACATGACGTCTTGTTTGCAAGAATTAGAAATCGACGGATGCGGTTCTCTACCAGCCTCTCCATTTAGTGAGAGTAGATATCTATCTACGACCCTCAAGACACTTCAAATTTGGTCGTGTATGGGAGTGGAGTCACTTGCAAAGATACCTGTAGACCGTCTTCAATCACTTCGATCGATCGGTATTGGCTATTGCGATAACTTGAGAAGCTTACCGCAGGGGCTGTACACACTTTTACATCTCACTGAGTTGTGGTTGTCGAATTGTCCGGCATTGGAGCTGGAGTgcttccctcctcttcctcccggCATCTTGAGGTTTGAGCTTAACAATTGTCCGAAGATAAAATCGTTACCTAATCAGTTGCATCGACTCACGAGTCTCCAACGTCTGGAAATTAGGGAGTGTGAGAGTATTATGCGCTTCCCCGATGGAGGATTGCCACCCCAGTTACAGGAACTTAGGGTGAATGGATGCGAGAATATGAAGCAGCCAGTGAGGGAGTGGCTCACCCCTCTCACCTCCCTTCAAGATCTGGACATTGACAGCTGTGCGGGACGAGTGGGAGAGGAGAAGCGTCTCGTGCTTCCGCTCCCTTCCTCTCTGCTCAATCTTTCTATCAGTTGTATGAAGAAAGTGGAAACACTGTCCAGCAGtctccccccctctctcctcAAGTTACAAATCTTCATTTGCCCGAAGCTGAGGGAGTTGCCCCAggatggcctccctccctccttagAAGACCTCTGGATCGCAAGATGTAGGATTCTGGAGAAGCGATGCAAGGAAGGGACCGGCTgctattggcccctcatccgCGAAATCCCAAAAGTCATATTGGGCTTTGACTACAACAAGTCAGTTACTTGA